GTGCGCGTGGCGGACTCCGTGGGCGAGCGGGTGGTGCCGATCGGCGAGTTCTTCACGGGATTCTACGAGACGGCGGTCGCCCAGGGGGAGATCCTCACGGCGGTACGCGTGCCGCCCATGCCGCCCGGGGCCCGGGCCGCCTACGTCAAGTTCTGCCCGCGCTCCGCCGAGGACAAGCCGCTCATCGGCGTGGCCGCCCTCGTGAGGCTCGACGACGCGAAGCGGGTGAGGGAGGTCCGGATCGCTCTGGCCGGGGCCGCTCCCACTCCGATTCGCGCGCGCCGCGCCGAGGCCGCCCTGTCAGGCGAGGCGTTGACGGAGGCGGCCATTCATGCCGCCGCGGACGCTGCCGCCGCCGAGGCCGACCCGCTCTCCGACCTCATGGGCTCGGCCGACTATCGTCGGGAGATGATCCGCGTGTGGATCCGCCGCCTGCTCCTCTCCCTCCGCTAGTCGGTTCCGCGTTGTCGACTGCCGGCCCCGCTTGACGGGTGGCGCGCTTCTGGGAACAATAGCCGCCACGAAAAGGGGTGACGGATGCCACGCTCGTCCACCTGTCTCGATGGCCGACGATCAGCCCCGCTGTGAGCTCGCCATGACCGCGGGCGCTCGTCCCCTCGCGCGCGGGGCCCACCTGGTGGGCAGCGTCCCCCTCGCGAGCGCGGAGGCCGTCTTTCAGACGGTGGCCGCGGAGATCGGTGACCGCCTGCGCCGCATCCCCGACGGCGAGACCGGCCCGCGCTCGGACTGGATCGTCTGGCAGCTCCCCGTCTTCACCTCCCAGCCGCAGCTCGAGGTGGTCCCTCCAGGCCCGGACAGCTGGCGGCCGCTGCCGCGAGTCCGTCTCGGCGAGGGCGTCCGGCCCGACAGTGTGGTTTTCGAGGCCCTGGGTTACGCGGAAGCAGCGATCGCCTCGTATCGCCTCTTCGCACGGCTGAAGCGTGACGGGCTCGTGCCGGTGGCCTGCCGCTTCCAGGTCTGCCTGCCCACTCCGCTGGCTCCCATCAGCGCCTTCGTGGTGCCCGAGCATCAGGGTGTCCTTGAGCGCAGTTACGAGGAGCGGCTGCTCGCCGAGCTGCAGGTGATCCTCCGGGAGGTACCCCACGACCAGGTCTCCGTACAGTGGGACACCAACTTCGAGTTCGGCATGCTCGAGGGCGTCTTTCCCGTCTGGTTCGAGGACGTCAAGGGCGGCATTCTCGAGCGCCTGCTGCGGCTCTCCCGGCAGGTGCCGTCGGACGTCGAGCTGGGATATCACTTCTGCTACGGCGACGTCCAGCACCGGCACTTCAAGGAGCCCGCCGACGCCGGCAAGCTGGTGGAGGTCGCCAATGCGCTGGCCGCGAGCCTCGGGCGGCCGCTGAACTGGATC
This DNA window, taken from Candidatus Methylomirabilota bacterium, encodes the following:
- a CDS encoding xanthine dehydrogenase family protein subunit M, giving the protein MRLRPFALVEPETIPEAVEILAGLDGEARVIAGGTALVPTMRLGLVAPDRLVSLHRIAGLSDIRVDKGMLEIGAMASLSALVRHGAVREGWPLLARAAARVATPAIRSSATLGGNLCYAEAASDPAPALLCLEAQVRVADSVGERVVPIGEFFTGFYETAVAQGEILTAVRVPPMPPGARAAYVKFCPRSAEDKPLIGVAALVRLDDAKRVREVRIALAGAAPTPIRARRAEAALSGEALTEAAIHAAADAAAAEADPLSDLMGSADYRREMIRVWIRRLLLSLR